In Streptomyces sclerotialus, one genomic interval encodes:
- a CDS encoding MFS transporter has translation MSAVAPPTAAGEREAADPETRKAIRRAIGAGSIGNFVEQFDYGLYGYLAPVLAPAFFPGSDPAVAVLSTYAIIAIACLFRPLGGTLVGRWGDRAGRKKTLLWTIVVMGVTTAMIGALPTYHQIGFLAPALLLLLRVVQGMVSGGEYVGAVAFIVEWAEPKRRAYYASYASNSCFFGILAGAGTAALTSAVFEGAALDSYGWRIPFLLALPLSAVGIWLRRRIDETPEFVRATEDGTHVVKAPVREALRSQWRPILAFCGVSVMLAILSYSWVTFYPEYLTGTLGMPRWMALVSNAVSVAVLIPLLPLAGILSDRIGRKPMLIMGAVACIVLVPLAFRVGEQATLGAAIASQLIYIIPEFFLTGIVTVCTAELFATRTRFSAGAIAYNSSFSVFMGITPFVAALLVTSFDTIYAVWVYLAAAAVLALVVITTFMTETYRSPLGADKFAR, from the coding sequence ATGTCCGCTGTAGCGCCACCCACAGCCGCCGGCGAAAGAGAAGCCGCCGACCCCGAGACGCGGAAGGCGATACGCCGGGCCATCGGCGCGGGAAGTATCGGCAACTTCGTCGAGCAGTTCGACTACGGGCTCTACGGCTACCTGGCCCCGGTCCTCGCCCCCGCCTTCTTCCCCGGCAGCGACCCGGCGGTCGCGGTGCTGAGCACCTACGCGATCATCGCGATCGCGTGCCTGTTCCGCCCGCTGGGCGGCACCCTGGTCGGCCGGTGGGGAGACCGGGCGGGCCGCAAGAAGACGCTGCTGTGGACCATCGTGGTCATGGGCGTGACCACCGCCATGATCGGCGCGCTGCCCACGTACCACCAGATCGGTTTCCTCGCGCCGGCCCTGCTCCTGCTCCTCCGCGTCGTCCAGGGCATGGTGTCCGGCGGCGAGTACGTCGGTGCGGTGGCCTTCATCGTGGAATGGGCGGAGCCCAAGCGGCGCGCGTACTACGCTTCGTACGCCTCGAACAGCTGCTTCTTCGGCATCCTCGCCGGAGCCGGCACCGCGGCCCTGACCAGCGCGGTGTTCGAAGGGGCCGCCCTGGACTCCTACGGCTGGCGCATCCCGTTCCTCCTCGCGCTCCCCCTCAGCGCGGTCGGGATCTGGCTGCGCAGGCGCATCGACGAGACGCCCGAGTTCGTCCGCGCCACGGAGGACGGCACCCACGTCGTCAAGGCACCGGTCCGGGAGGCGCTGCGCTCGCAGTGGCGGCCGATCCTCGCCTTCTGCGGCGTCAGTGTGATGCTGGCGATCCTGTCCTACAGCTGGGTCACCTTCTACCCCGAGTACCTGACCGGGACGCTGGGGATGCCCCGCTGGATGGCTCTGGTCTCCAACGCCGTGTCGGTGGCGGTCCTCATCCCGCTATTGCCGCTCGCCGGCATCCTCTCGGACCGGATCGGCCGCAAGCCGATGCTGATCATGGGGGCCGTCGCATGCATCGTGCTGGTTCCCCTGGCCTTCCGCGTCGGCGAACAGGCCACTCTCGGCGCCGCGATCGCGAGCCAACTGATCTACATCATCCCGGAGTTCTTCCTGACCGGTATCGTCACGGTCTGCACCGCGGAACTGTTCGCCACCCGCACCCGGTTCAGCGCCGGCGCCATCGCGTACAACAGCTCGTTCTCCGTCTTCATGGGCATCACGCCCTTCGTCGCCGCCCTCCTGGTCACCAGCTTCGACACGATCTACGCCGTGTGGGTCTACCTCGCCGCGGCGGCGGTACTGGCCCTGGTCGTGATCACCACCTTCATGACGGAGACGTACCGGAGCCCCCTCGGCGCCGACAAGTTCGCCCGCTGA
- a CDS encoding HpcH/HpaI aldolase family protein gives MTAGAAGRPSLKRRLAAGERLYGALLRLPSETLVEMVGVAGLDYVVIDCEHGPADMTALQHHLTAAAAQGIDVLVRVGTAEPALALRCLDLGAAGIIHPHIDSAADARRAVAGDRYPPLGERGFATYSRAGRFGTVTAAEHLAAAEETLVVAMIETARGCSAADGIAATEGVDAILVGPADLAVDCGFPPEEALRELIATAHGAAHDAGRAVMSIVPDLAGARAAEQAGAQLVLYNMAAVLMHTFRSLTAPGTGPGKPGS, from the coding sequence ATGACGGCCGGCGCGGCGGGACGCCCCTCCCTCAAACGGCGGCTGGCCGCGGGCGAACGTCTTTATGGCGCACTGCTCCGGCTCCCGTCGGAGACGCTGGTGGAGATGGTGGGGGTCGCCGGCCTGGACTACGTGGTCATCGACTGCGAACACGGCCCGGCCGACATGACGGCACTCCAGCACCACCTCACCGCCGCTGCCGCGCAGGGCATCGACGTACTCGTCCGGGTCGGTACCGCGGAGCCCGCGCTCGCCCTGCGCTGCCTGGATCTGGGGGCCGCGGGCATCATCCACCCGCACATCGACAGCGCGGCGGACGCCCGGCGGGCGGTCGCGGGGGACCGCTATCCCCCGCTGGGGGAACGGGGCTTCGCCACGTACAGCAGGGCGGGCCGGTTCGGCACGGTGACCGCGGCCGAACATCTCGCCGCCGCCGAGGAGACCCTGGTCGTGGCGATGATCGAGACGGCGCGGGGCTGTTCGGCGGCCGACGGCATCGCCGCGACGGAAGGCGTCGACGCGATCCTGGTCGGCCCGGCCGACCTCGCCGTGGACTGCGGGTTCCCTCCCGAGGAGGCACTGCGGGAGCTCATCGCCACGGCTCACGGGGCCGCACACGACGCCGGCCGCGCGGTCATGTCCATCGTTCCCGACCTGGCCGGCGCCAGGGCCGCCGAGCAGGCGGGCGCGCAGTTGGTGCTCTACAACATGGCGGCCGTCCTGATGCACACCTTCCGGTCCCTCACGGCGCCCGGCACCGGGCCCGGAAAACCCGGCAGCTGA
- a CDS encoding SDR family NAD(P)-dependent oxidoreductase has product MPPHPTSPDHADEVPAAPLAGRTALVSGGGSGLGAAITRALLSDGARVVITGRDEQTLKETATRLGPDVTHRVCDVSDPSDVAALAASLADEEISVLVNNAGIAGPVAPLTDIPADDWDEVFAVNVRGVFLMCRAFLPAMTARGAGDVINIASVSGKRPLLRRTPYCASKMAVIGLTTTLAGEVGPLGVTVNSLSPGPVAGPRMERNFRLEAARTGSSYEEAEAAFVSRSALGRMVTGEEVGAAVTAMLRMPGLCGADIDLSAGMVAR; this is encoded by the coding sequence ATGCCACCTCATCCCACGTCACCCGACCACGCGGACGAAGTGCCCGCGGCGCCGCTGGCCGGACGCACCGCACTCGTCAGCGGTGGCGGCAGCGGGCTCGGCGCCGCCATCACACGGGCGCTGCTGTCCGACGGCGCGCGAGTGGTGATCACCGGCCGCGACGAGCAGACCCTCAAGGAGACCGCGACGCGGCTCGGCCCGGACGTCACCCACCGGGTCTGCGACGTGTCCGACCCCTCCGACGTGGCGGCGCTCGCCGCAAGCCTCGCCGACGAGGAGATCTCGGTCCTCGTCAACAACGCGGGTATCGCGGGACCGGTGGCCCCGCTGACCGACATCCCGGCGGACGACTGGGACGAGGTCTTCGCCGTCAACGTCCGCGGGGTGTTCCTGATGTGCCGCGCCTTCCTGCCCGCCATGACGGCGCGGGGCGCGGGGGACGTCATCAACATCGCCTCGGTGTCGGGGAAGCGGCCGCTGCTGCGGCGCACCCCCTACTGCGCGTCGAAGATGGCGGTCATCGGCCTCACCACGACGCTGGCGGGCGAGGTGGGCCCGCTGGGCGTCACGGTGAACTCCCTCTCCCCCGGCCCGGTCGCGGGCCCGCGGATGGAGCGCAACTTCCGCCTGGAGGCGGCGCGGACCGGCAGCAGTTACGAGGAGGCGGAAGCGGCCTTCGTGTCCCGGTCGGCCCTCGGCCGGATGGTCACCGGGGAAGAGGTGGGCGCGGCCGTGACGGCGATGCTGCGGATGCCGGGCCTGTGCGGTGCCGACATCGACCTGTCGGCGGGGATGGTGGCGCGATGA
- a CDS encoding alpha/beta fold hydrolase, giving the protein MSAALPDGAPGPLPLVVVPGMLCDHGLWSDVAFPEHHRVHHVALTRPDIGGQAEDVLSAVPGPFVLVGLSLGAIVGFEVLRRAPGRVAGFCAMSTNAGAPRPEQYAAWRAMAGLIAEGRFEEVVEQTLPGMFDVSEPPGDLEDRYRRMAHRVGPDAAGAQLAAQATRSDAYDTLRTVRCPMTVLYGTRDALCPPDFHRAIAGAVPDARLTAVPGAGHLLPVQRPRPVSAALHELVAAAERTPSHVPAHPAS; this is encoded by the coding sequence CCCCGGCATGCTGTGCGACCACGGCCTCTGGTCCGACGTGGCGTTCCCCGAGCACCACCGGGTCCACCACGTCGCACTGACGCGGCCCGACATCGGCGGGCAGGCCGAGGACGTGCTGTCCGCCGTCCCCGGGCCGTTCGTCCTCGTGGGGCTCAGCCTCGGGGCGATCGTCGGCTTCGAGGTGCTGCGCCGGGCGCCCGGCCGGGTCGCGGGGTTCTGCGCGATGTCGACCAACGCGGGGGCCCCGCGCCCGGAGCAGTACGCCGCCTGGCGCGCCATGGCCGGGCTGATCGCCGAGGGGCGGTTCGAGGAGGTCGTGGAGCAGACCCTGCCGGGCATGTTCGATGTGTCCGAGCCGCCCGGCGACCTGGAGGACCGCTACCGGCGGATGGCCCACAGGGTCGGCCCGGACGCCGCCGGTGCCCAGCTCGCCGCCCAGGCCACCCGCTCGGACGCGTACGACACACTGCGCACCGTCCGCTGCCCCATGACCGTCCTGTACGGCACGCGGGACGCACTCTGCCCGCCGGACTTCCACCGTGCGATCGCCGGGGCCGTGCCGGACGCCCGGCTGACCGCGGTCCCCGGGGCCGGGCATCTGCTGCCGGTACAGCGGCCCCGGCCCGTCTCCGCCGCGCTGCACGAGCTGGTCGCGGCGGCGGAACGTACACCGTCCCACGTCCCCGCACACCCCGCTTCCTGA